A single genomic interval of Festucalex cinctus isolate MCC-2025b chromosome 16, RoL_Fcin_1.0, whole genome shotgun sequence harbors:
- the LOC144003248 gene encoding uncharacterized protein LOC144003248 isoform X1 translates to MVHCWCIVGCSNKAKGENGRSFFRIPKIIRNQGLETEELSKKRQAKWLTNISRSDFGEKSLLWARVCSDHFVSGRPAPLFPSDHPDWAPALKLGHNKIYVSAQSVPRHERAQERRAKKRRLEVAESLLQLCSQTPPETCALRTVDIIDSGITCQTDLTAIDMMEMEANIKALEEDNMRLREEVHKFKDKCLHSTLSQPELEHNNEKVNFYTGLANFSLLMSVFRHVIAQVPTSSKNVLDSFSEFLMTIIRLRLNVPLRDLAYRFNTSESTASRIFEKWIEILDVRLRHIVRWPNREDLRKTMPLTFQEAFGNKVAVIIDCFEVFVERPSSLAARAMTWSNYKHHNTVKFLVGIAPQGVITFVSDAWGGRSSDKHITENCSILKNILPGDVVLADRGFTIEDSVSLYCAELNIPAFTKGKTQLSPSEVRNSRKIAAVRIHVERVIGLVRRKYQVLQGTLPIHLLKTKDGQGSPTIDKIARVCCALTNISNSVVPFD, encoded by the exons atggtacattgttggtgcatcgttggctgttcgaacaaagccaagggggaaaatggtcggtctttcttccgaattccgaaaataattaggaaccagggcctggagacagaggaattgtcaaaaaaaaggcaagcgaAGTGGTTGACGAACATCTCCCGTTCGGACTTCGGAgagaagtcgttactttgggctcgtgtgtgcagcgatcactttgtgagcg gtcgccctgcgcccctTTTCCCGTCcgatcatcccgactgggctccagcattaaagttgggtcacaACAAGATCTATGtttcagcccagtcggtgccaagacatgaacgtgcacaggagagacgagcaaagaaaagacgactcgaagtggcagagagtttgttgcagttatgcagccagacgCCTCCAGAAACCTGTGCCCTCCGTACtgttgacatcattgactctg ggatcacATGCCAAACTGacttgactgccattgacatgATGGAAATGGAGGCGAATATCAAGGCATTGGAGGAAGACAACATGCGACTGAGAGAAGAAGTGCACAAATTCAAAGACAAGTGTTTACACAGTACTCTCTCACAGCCCGAGTTGGAGCACAATAACGAGAAGGTCAACTTCTACACTGGCCTGGCCAACTTTAGCTTGCTGATGAGTGTGTTTCGGCATGTTATTGCACAGGTTCCAACGTCATCAAAAAATGTTCTCGATAGCTTCTCGGAATTCCTTATGACAATCATTCGATTGAGATTGAATGTTCCTTTAAGAGACCTAGCTTACAGGTTCAACACATCAGAATCTACCGCATCCCGCATCTTTGAGAAATGGATTGAAATTCTGGATGTTCGACTGAGACATATTGTCCGTTGGCCCAACAGAGAAGACCTAAGAAAGACAATGCCACTAACGTTCCAAGAAGCATTTGGTAATAAAGTGGCTGTAATTATAGACTGTTTTGAAGTATTTGTGGAAAGGCCGTCTTCGTTAGCAGCACGAGCTATGACATGGTCAAACTACAAACACCACAATACTGTGAAGTTTCTGGTGGGTATCGCTCCGCAAGGTGTAATTACATTTGTTTCTGATGCATGGGGAGGCCGCAGTAGCGATAAACATATCACAGAGAACTGCTCAATCCTTAAAAATATTCTTCCTGGTGATGTGGTGCTTGCGGATCGTGGTTTTACCATTGAGGACAGTGTAAGTTTATATTGTGCGGAGTTAAACATTCCAGCCTTCACAAAAGGTAAAACTCAGTTGTCTCCCTCGGAGGTTAGGAACTCACGGAAGATAGCTGCTGTGCGTATTCATGTGGAAAGGGTTATAGGACTGGTACGTAGAAAATACCAGGTGCTTCAGGGAACTCTACCCATCCACCTTTTGAAAACTAAAGATGGCCAAGGGTCCCCCACAATTGACAAAATTGCCAGAGTGTGTtgtgcactaacaaatatttcaaattctgtTGTCCCCTTTGATTAG
- the trim2b gene encoding tripartite motif-containing protein 2: MAAHQHSPDSSSEECTVLEAPPTKDTCPQHGGKVSDYCQPCARALCCECTPEHSEHPRVPIGEALEQQRRTLEAGMRAAHDRLPQISAAAVVVGEMVQQLANQRTAIEEDILSSFEDLHKQLDVRKSVLLMELEVTFGLKHKVLQSQLESLQQGEGAVSSACARTEEVLAMEACADNLEVELDLKGELEELARRGLSCQPEENDQLDLVLETDGLRKWIHNLGTIVTTSAVASQSEAMGAGLEQSIVGLPSSVTIVTRDKSGGACKSGNAILSAEVFTPDGSIVDGEIVDHKNGTYEFVYVLPKEGDFSLALRLYDQHIKGSPFKLSVGTSQVSPSTTTPSNSAANATPSTGSSEGAKRRGKSPGQKKKGSKRASSALGTPRRKTQNPIEDDLIFRIGTKGRNKGEFTNLQGVAAAAGGSILIADSNNQCVQVFSSQGEFKSRFGVRGRSPGQLQRPTGVAVHGSGDIIIADYDNKWVSIFSSDGKFKAKLGSGRLMGPKGVSVDHEGHVIVVDNKACTVFIFQLSGKLITKFGSRGNGDKQFAGPHFAAVNKNNEIIVTDFHNHSVKVFTPEGELLLKFGSNGEGNGQFNAPTGVAVDTNGNIIVADWGNSRIQVFDGSGSFLSYINTSADPLYGPQGLALTQDGHVVVADSGNHCFKVYRYLQ, encoded by the exons ATGGCGGCGCACCAACACTCTCCAGACAGCAGCAGCGAGGAGTGCACCGTGCTAGAGGCTCCGCCCACTAAGGACACCTGCCCGCAACATGGCGGCAAG GTGTCCGACTACTGTCAGCCATGCGCTCGCGCGCTGTGCTGCGAGTGCACGCCCGAGCACAGTGAGCACCCCAGGGTGCCGATCGGCGAGGCCTTGGAGCAGCAGCGGCGTACCTTGGAGGCGGGCATGAGGGCGGCTCATGACAG ACTGCCGCAGATTTCGGCCGCCGCAGTGGTGGTGGGCGAGATGGTCCAGCAGCTGGCCAATCAGAGGACGGCCATCGAGGAGGACATCCTGTCCAGCTTCGAGGACCTCCACAAGCAGCTTGACGTGAGGAAGAGCGTTCTCCTCATGGAGCTGGAGGTCACCTTTGGCCTCAAGCACAAG GTGCTGCAGTCTCAGCTGGAGAGCCTCCAGCAGGGAGAGGGTGCCGTGTCATCTGCCTGCGCCCGCACAGAGGAAGTTTTGGCGATGGAGGCGTGTGCCGACAACTTGGAAGTGGAGCTGGACCTCAAGGGGGAGCTTGAGGAGCTGGCCAGACGAGGTTTGTCGTGCCAACCGGAGGAGAATGACCAGCTGGACCTGGTCCTGGAGACGGACGGACTGCGCAAGTGGATCCACAACCTGGGCACCATCGTCACCACCAG TGCCGTGGCGAGCCAGAGCGAGGCCATGGGCGCCGGCCTGGAGCAGAGCATCGTGGGACTCCCTTCCTCCGTCACCATAGTAACCAGAGACAAATCCGGAGGGGCCTGCAAGAGCGGAAACGCCATCCTCTCGGCCGAG GTGTTCACACCCGATGGCAGCATCGTGGATGGCGAGATCGTGGACCACAAAAACGGCACGTATGAGTTTGTCTACGTGCTGCCCAAAGAAGGCGACTTTTCGCTGGCGCTGCGTCTGTACGACCAACACATCAAAGGGAGTCCCTTCAAGCTGAGTGTCGGCACGTCACAG GTGTCGCCTTCCACCACCACGCCCTCCAACTCCGCGGCCAACGCCACGCCGTCCACGGGCTCATCGGAGGGCGCCAAGCGGCGGGGCAAGTCGCCCGGCCAGAAGAAGAAGGGCTCCAAGAGGGCCAGTAGCGCCCTGGGAACGCCTCGCCGAAAAACCCAGAACCCCATCGAGGACGACCTCATCTTTCGGATCGGGACCAAAGGGCGGAACAAGGGAGAGTTCACCAACCTTCAAGGGGTAGCCGCGGCGGCCGGCGGGAGCATCCTGATTGCTGACAGCAACAACCAGTGTGTGCAG GTGTTCTCCAGCCAGGGAGAATTCAAGAGTCGATTTGGGGTGCGTGGACGGTCGCCGGGGCAACTGCAGCGGCCCACGGGCGTGGCAGTGCACGGCAGCGGTGACATCATCATCGCCGACTACGACAACAAGTGGGTCAGCATCTTCTCCAGCGACGGCAAGTTCAAG GCCAAGCTGGGCTCGGGCAGGCTGATGGGACCCAAAGGCGTGTCGGTGGACCACGAGGGTCACGTGATTGTGGTGGACAACAAAGCGTGCACGGTCTTCATCTTCCAACTGAGCGGGAAGCTCATCACCAAGTTCGGGAGCCGCGGGAATGGCGACAAGCAGTTTGCAG GTCCACACTTTGCTGCTGTCAACAAGAACAATGAGATCATCGTGACCGACTTCCACAACCATTCTGTCAAG GTGTTCACGCCCGAAGGAGAGCTGCTCCTCAAGTTCGGCTCCAACGGTGAAGGCAACGGACAGTTCAACGCCCCGACCGGTGTGGCGGTGGACACCAACGGGAACATCATCGTGGCCGACTGGGGCAACAGTCGGATACAG GTGTTTGACGGCAGCGGTTCCTTCCTATCCTACATCAACACGTCGGCCGACCCCCTGTACGGGCCGCAGGGATTGGCCCTGACCCAGGATGGACACGTGGTGGTGGCCGACTCAGGAAACCACTGCTTCAAAGTATACCGCTATCTGCAGTGA
- the gltpd2a gene encoding ceramide-1-phosphate transfer protein isoform X2 yields MVAMVTLGRTALLRGLLLSAILALIVFFLSSVWLLPQGGGVGDCGPAHFPCRTYRKLTPLGEPDEIPPLIKECPGQSFQASRLLLFLTSSVSIGDDVLLEPYLQSWDQLIAFMESLGPVVSFFSQEVNDKMGLIRQLARAYRSVRSMVEAELHEGVVDFSHRSDSGCRTLLRLHRSLLWLAMTLDGLTHGPDPHGRLKTPGELGRDAYQVALAPHHSWVLRQAAELVFLALPEREYFLRLVCAQNQQEAEPVLRVIIRALQRVHGATQRILEQHGMLDLP; encoded by the exons ATGGTCGCCATGGTCACGCTGGGACGGACAGCGCTGCTTCGTGGCCTGCTGTTGTCGGCCATCTTGGCACTGATTGTCTTCTTCCTCAGTTCCGTGTGGCTCCTCC CTCAGGGTGGCGGTGTTGGCGATTGTGGCCCTGCACATTTCCCATGCCGGACGTATAGAAAattg ACTCCATTGGGGGAGCCTGACGAAATCCCGCCACTCATCAAGGAGTGCCCCGGCCAATCATTTCAGGCGTCGCGTCTGCTCCTCTTTCTGACGTCCAGCGTCTCCATTGGCGACGACGTCCTCCTGGAGCCGTACTTGCAGAGCTGGGATCAGCTCATCGC CTTCATGGAGTCTCTCGGACCCGTGGTCTCGTTCTTCTCTCAGGAGGTCAACGACAAGATGGGCCTGATCCGACAGCTGGCTCGC GCGTACCGCTCAGTGCGCTCCATGGTGGAGGCGGAGCTTCATGAGGGCGTGGTGGACTTTTCCCACCGCAGCGATTCGGGCTGCAGGACGCTGCTGCGTTTGCATCGTTCGCTGCTGTGGCTCGCCATGACGCTGGACGGCCTCACGCACGGTCCCGACCCGCACGGACGCCTCAAGACGCCCGGCGAGCTCGGCAG ggACGCCTACCAGGTAGCGTTGGCCCCACACCACTCGTGGGTGCTTCGGCAGGCCGCAGAGCTGGTCTTCCTCGCCCTCCCGGAGCGTGAGTACTTCCTCCGGCTGGTGTGTGCCCAGAATCAGCAGGAGGCGGAGCCTGTCCTGCGAGTCATCATTCGTGCGCTGCAGCGGGTCCACGGTGCAACCCAGCGCATCCTAGAGCAGCACGGCATGCTCGACCTACCCTGA
- the gltpd2a gene encoding ceramide-1-phosphate transfer protein isoform X1 encodes MVAMVTLGRTALLRGLLLSAILALIVFFLSSVWLLPQGGGVGDCGPAHFPCRTYRKLTPLGEPDEIPPLIKECPGQSFQASRLLLFLTSSVSIGDDVLLEPYLQSWDQLIAFMESLGPVVSFFSQEVNDKMGLIRQLARVNGSEGGAYRSVRSMVEAELHEGVVDFSHRSDSGCRTLLRLHRSLLWLAMTLDGLTHGPDPHGRLKTPGELGRDAYQVALAPHHSWVLRQAAELVFLALPEREYFLRLVCAQNQQEAEPVLRVIIRALQRVHGATQRILEQHGMLDLP; translated from the exons ATGGTCGCCATGGTCACGCTGGGACGGACAGCGCTGCTTCGTGGCCTGCTGTTGTCGGCCATCTTGGCACTGATTGTCTTCTTCCTCAGTTCCGTGTGGCTCCTCC CTCAGGGTGGCGGTGTTGGCGATTGTGGCCCTGCACATTTCCCATGCCGGACGTATAGAAAattg ACTCCATTGGGGGAGCCTGACGAAATCCCGCCACTCATCAAGGAGTGCCCCGGCCAATCATTTCAGGCGTCGCGTCTGCTCCTCTTTCTGACGTCCAGCGTCTCCATTGGCGACGACGTCCTCCTGGAGCCGTACTTGCAGAGCTGGGATCAGCTCATCGC CTTCATGGAGTCTCTCGGACCCGTGGTCTCGTTCTTCTCTCAGGAGGTCAACGACAAGATGGGCCTGATCCGACAGCTGGCTCGCGTAAACGGGTCGGAGGGAGGG GCGTACCGCTCAGTGCGCTCCATGGTGGAGGCGGAGCTTCATGAGGGCGTGGTGGACTTTTCCCACCGCAGCGATTCGGGCTGCAGGACGCTGCTGCGTTTGCATCGTTCGCTGCTGTGGCTCGCCATGACGCTGGACGGCCTCACGCACGGTCCCGACCCGCACGGACGCCTCAAGACGCCCGGCGAGCTCGGCAG ggACGCCTACCAGGTAGCGTTGGCCCCACACCACTCGTGGGTGCTTCGGCAGGCCGCAGAGCTGGTCTTCCTCGCCCTCCCGGAGCGTGAGTACTTCCTCCGGCTGGTGTGTGCCCAGAATCAGCAGGAGGCGGAGCCTGTCCTGCGAGTCATCATTCGTGCGCTGCAGCGGGTCCACGGTGCAACCCAGCGCATCCTAGAGCAGCACGGCATGCTCGACCTACCCTGA
- the LOC144003248 gene encoding uncharacterized protein LOC144003248 isoform X2, giving the protein MIDSFSGRPAPLFPSDHPDWAPALKLGHNKIYVSAQSVPRHERAQERRAKKRRLEVAESLLQLCSQTPPETCALRTVDIIDSGITCQTDLTAIDMMEMEANIKALEEDNMRLREEVHKFKDKCLHSTLSQPELEHNNEKVNFYTGLANFSLLMSVFRHVIAQVPTSSKNVLDSFSEFLMTIIRLRLNVPLRDLAYRFNTSESTASRIFEKWIEILDVRLRHIVRWPNREDLRKTMPLTFQEAFGNKVAVIIDCFEVFVERPSSLAARAMTWSNYKHHNTVKFLVGIAPQGVITFVSDAWGGRSSDKHITENCSILKNILPGDVVLADRGFTIEDSVSLYCAELNIPAFTKGKTQLSPSEVRNSRKIAAVRIHVERVIGLVRRKYQVLQGTLPIHLLKTKDGQGSPTIDKIARVCCALTNISNSVVPFD; this is encoded by the exons ATGATTGACAGCTTCTCCG gtcgccctgcgcccctTTTCCCGTCcgatcatcccgactgggctccagcattaaagttgggtcacaACAAGATCTATGtttcagcccagtcggtgccaagacatgaacgtgcacaggagagacgagcaaagaaaagacgactcgaagtggcagagagtttgttgcagttatgcagccagacgCCTCCAGAAACCTGTGCCCTCCGTACtgttgacatcattgactctg ggatcacATGCCAAACTGacttgactgccattgacatgATGGAAATGGAGGCGAATATCAAGGCATTGGAGGAAGACAACATGCGACTGAGAGAAGAAGTGCACAAATTCAAAGACAAGTGTTTACACAGTACTCTCTCACAGCCCGAGTTGGAGCACAATAACGAGAAGGTCAACTTCTACACTGGCCTGGCCAACTTTAGCTTGCTGATGAGTGTGTTTCGGCATGTTATTGCACAGGTTCCAACGTCATCAAAAAATGTTCTCGATAGCTTCTCGGAATTCCTTATGACAATCATTCGATTGAGATTGAATGTTCCTTTAAGAGACCTAGCTTACAGGTTCAACACATCAGAATCTACCGCATCCCGCATCTTTGAGAAATGGATTGAAATTCTGGATGTTCGACTGAGACATATTGTCCGTTGGCCCAACAGAGAAGACCTAAGAAAGACAATGCCACTAACGTTCCAAGAAGCATTTGGTAATAAAGTGGCTGTAATTATAGACTGTTTTGAAGTATTTGTGGAAAGGCCGTCTTCGTTAGCAGCACGAGCTATGACATGGTCAAACTACAAACACCACAATACTGTGAAGTTTCTGGTGGGTATCGCTCCGCAAGGTGTAATTACATTTGTTTCTGATGCATGGGGAGGCCGCAGTAGCGATAAACATATCACAGAGAACTGCTCAATCCTTAAAAATATTCTTCCTGGTGATGTGGTGCTTGCGGATCGTGGTTTTACCATTGAGGACAGTGTAAGTTTATATTGTGCGGAGTTAAACATTCCAGCCTTCACAAAAGGTAAAACTCAGTTGTCTCCCTCGGAGGTTAGGAACTCACGGAAGATAGCTGCTGTGCGTATTCATGTGGAAAGGGTTATAGGACTGGTACGTAGAAAATACCAGGTGCTTCAGGGAACTCTACCCATCCACCTTTTGAAAACTAAAGATGGCCAAGGGTCCCCCACAATTGACAAAATTGCCAGAGTGTGTtgtgcactaacaaatatttcaaattctgtTGTCCCCTTTGATTAG